A genomic stretch from Telmatocola sphagniphila includes:
- a CDS encoding YkgJ family cysteine cluster protein gives METPWYTNGLRFSCTRCGNCCTGEAGFVWVDENEIQAIADRLKVSVEEVIGIYTKILYEKRSLKEKLNGDCVFFEKEKGCTIYDIRPRQCRTWPFWESTTRTEEAWQRTQRNCPGAGQGELIPIEEITRRIRVIKI, from the coding sequence ATGGAAACACCTTGGTACACGAACGGCTTGCGATTCTCCTGTACCCGTTGCGGTAACTGCTGCACGGGTGAGGCGGGCTTCGTCTGGGTGGATGAAAATGAAATTCAGGCTATTGCGGATCGGCTGAAGGTCAGCGTGGAAGAAGTCATTGGAATTTACACGAAGATTCTTTACGAAAAACGTTCGCTCAAGGAGAAGTTAAACGGCGACTGCGTTTTTTTCGAAAAAGAAAAAGGCTGCACGATTTACGACATAAGACCCCGCCAGTGCCGAACCTGGCCCTTCTGGGAGAGTACCACTCGTACGGAAGAGGCCTGGCAACGGACGCAAAGAAATTGCCCCGGGGCCGGGCAGGGGGAATTGATCCCGATTGAGGAGATTACCCGGCGCATCCGAGTGATAAAAATTTAG
- a CDS encoding sugar phosphate isomerase/epimerase family protein produces the protein MALKIGVCSWSLQVHSIPELKGFLDRLGIELVQIACGDPHHAAWDEGETMPAAALKAGFKMGGAMLGFPGEDYTTPQHIQQTGGFGDPKDRPERLERLKWACQRTCELGLTDLMLHAGFIPEMGDPARKSFLETLGQASQIAAERGLTLAFETGQETSTLLRATLDELQCPNLKVNFDPANMLLYDKDDPIRAVELLAPDIRTVHVKDANRPTVKGTWGEEVPLGKGQVNIKLFLQTLQKVGYQGSLFIEREVGNQQQRFEDIAHGVKFIKDSL, from the coding sequence ATGGCACTCAAGATTGGTGTTTGCAGCTGGTCGCTTCAAGTTCATTCCATTCCCGAACTCAAAGGATTCCTGGATAGACTGGGAATCGAACTGGTTCAAATCGCCTGCGGCGATCCCCATCACGCCGCCTGGGATGAAGGAGAGACTATGCCCGCCGCGGCCCTTAAAGCCGGTTTTAAGATGGGCGGTGCCATGCTCGGCTTTCCCGGCGAAGACTACACCACGCCTCAGCACATTCAGCAAACGGGCGGATTCGGTGATCCGAAAGATCGGCCGGAACGACTCGAAAGATTAAAATGGGCCTGTCAGAGGACCTGCGAGCTTGGTCTGACCGATCTGATGCTTCATGCGGGTTTTATTCCCGAAATGGGCGATCCTGCTCGGAAATCGTTCCTGGAGACACTTGGTCAGGCCAGCCAGATAGCCGCCGAGCGGGGTTTGACACTCGCCTTCGAGACTGGCCAGGAGACTTCGACCTTGTTACGGGCTACGCTGGATGAACTCCAGTGTCCGAACCTGAAAGTGAATTTCGATCCCGCCAACATGCTGCTTTACGATAAGGACGATCCGATTCGCGCTGTCGAATTACTGGCTCCCGATATCCGAACGGTACATGTGAAAGATGCCAATCGACCGACGGTGAAAGGAACTTGGGGCGAAGAAGTTCCCCTGGGTAAGGGTCAGGTGAACATCAAACTCTTCCTGCAGACTCTCCAAAAGGTAGGCTATCAGGGGTCGTTGTTTATAGAGCGGGAAGTCGGGAATCAACAACAGCGTTTTGAGGATATCGCCCATGGGGTGAAGTTCATTAAGGATAGCCTCTAA
- a CDS encoding ATP-dependent Clp protease adaptor ClpS — MIYAFALPITESKEETAVKLLPPYHVILENDDDHTMDFVIFVLREVFKYDQPKAYSLMLEAHEKGQAIVWTGAKEVAELKLEQIQTFHEKHPVTGKNLGSLGSRIEPAA, encoded by the coding sequence ATGATCTATGCATTTGCATTGCCCATAACGGAATCGAAAGAAGAAACAGCCGTCAAGCTGTTGCCGCCCTACCACGTCATTCTCGAAAACGACGACGATCATACGATGGATTTCGTCATCTTCGTTCTGCGCGAAGTCTTTAAATACGACCAGCCTAAAGCCTATTCCCTCATGCTGGAAGCCCATGAAAAGGGCCAGGCCATCGTCTGGACGGGCGCCAAGGAAGTGGCCGAGTTAAAGCTGGAACAAATTCAAACCTTTCACGAAAAGCATCCCGTCACTGGAAAAAATCTTGGCTCGCTGGGTAGCCGGATTGAGCCCGCGGCCTAG
- a CDS encoding beta strand repeat-containing protein — translation MALSRWMKTLFVASKTPSAVASDRRRTHKLRRMMEPMEDRCPPASWTWTGITTGSQNWSDATQWSPNTVPANTTSTALTFLNYTQSGYNAVNDIAASFAVNTLTFNGRYGYMQSTSGEAITGAQISGDSVGLNVSSGVNPTITQSGGGVAAYAASDIDINAPLTITGDGNGSLLIEGTTSLSGNSPSITINRGGNGFTLLDDPTGNPTINLNAGNLVFGSNSNANLVVNGGTLSYGLTTTPTDTTSNLSLNSTLNVSGSTSNIQDGVVTGQGGLSIYPLLPITYTLRNSDNYAGATTAGSSYLSKTGATIILGTNGTVVGQITGSSGLIAARGGTIEVNNLNLPSTNTSPNRIGDSIPLTLYSGGTFEYTGYNNTASNGATSSAFQSTETIGTLNASGNPTIILNHLDKETTDVNTNAITFADYNVAAGTNILFQANNLGNLGASNNNYDTINFTNTANISSGLIGGNGALGTSYISILPSAYGNEYTTNNTTGNTLVTYTTANGIRPLQFTEYASTFSGTTQNNIREIVPTTVGGSTLGSINALVLDASSSTNYGQLTGAGRLNIASGVILASGANPNSDPTSSARNRIDISQLDFATRPGYFIVPTALTVTSPITGFNGYTVSGGGTLTLSGNNNALSGTIYLAGGNLSLASLATSLGGSGAVVLNGGTLQYTGTGETFSRGFNVSTGDGFINVGSSSADLNVTGAISGSGNLYNTGSGILEINGNSAISNAFTGNYVNNAGATLQFDNEGSIGSANSLILQNGSTLNLPNSMSIDTPINLLANGTLNGTPNPFGSATINTGGNIVVNKSIGYIGDIYSQYGINKTGSGTLTLNNEQKFPGVLDVQQGTVYVNGQLDAINAAGNGVVVENGASLGGTGNIIRDVTVNAGGNLTPGVSTGVLNTGSVTFANSTSTYSVDIAGTTVGTNYSQLDVTGGINLNGATLSPTFGYTPAPGDTFTIIKNLSNNPIVGTFNNLPEGSTFKTAQGTFRISYQGGSGHDVTLTTLDTVAPKLLSINRNNPTNSITNASSVTYTVVFSKPVVGVSAGNFSITGTASSSATFGTIVSYDGGTTWTVPIVGLGSVNGTIQLNLFSASGIADHSGNALSSGFVAGPVYTIDHVQPSVTITAASGQANPTSSTPIKFDVNFSKNVTGFSASGITVTGTAGAGNVTITGSGSSYVVSINHVTRNGVVTIAVPAGAVTDSAGNSNISSAPSSITYDQTALFALGAGPGNGPDVRVYSASSGQLLYNFFAYNSNFRGGVSVATADFNGDSVKDIVTGAGPGADPHVDVFNGVNGQELPGYSFDAFSPAYLGGITVAAGDINGDGIPDIVVGTMAGTAPHIEVFDGATLKLINSFYAYSTSYLGGVNVAVADINGDGYGDVIVSTASGNSPHVEVFAGGPNGLNLNPIESFIASGVIGANGISVSAGITQAGNTKATLVIGDLTNGQVAVYSGTSLVTSFAGFEPGVTNVGARVLALDTTGTGIASEIAVASGPTAVPRIRLYSSTNYQILNAFNVYDPQFLGGVNVG, via the coding sequence ATGGCTCTTTCGCGCTGGATGAAAACGCTTTTTGTTGCCAGTAAAACTCCCTCGGCCGTTGCCTCCGATCGACGCCGGACGCACAAACTTCGTCGAATGATGGAGCCGATGGAAGATCGCTGTCCGCCGGCTTCCTGGACTTGGACGGGGATTACAACTGGTTCCCAGAACTGGAGCGACGCGACCCAGTGGAGCCCCAACACCGTGCCGGCGAATACCACAAGCACGGCCCTGACATTTTTAAATTACACTCAAAGTGGCTATAACGCCGTCAACGATATTGCGGCTTCCTTTGCGGTCAATACTCTGACGTTTAACGGTCGATATGGGTACATGCAATCCACATCGGGCGAGGCGATCACCGGCGCTCAGATCAGTGGCGATTCGGTCGGTCTAAATGTTTCGAGCGGCGTCAATCCCACGATTACACAGAGTGGCGGCGGAGTGGCAGCTTATGCCGCTTCCGACATCGACATTAACGCGCCCCTGACAATCACCGGAGATGGAAACGGAAGTCTTCTCATTGAAGGGACGACCAGCCTGTCAGGAAACAGCCCTTCGATCACGATAAACCGCGGTGGGAATGGTTTCACGCTCCTCGACGATCCCACGGGCAATCCGACGATCAATCTCAATGCCGGTAACCTGGTATTCGGAAGCAATTCCAATGCAAACCTGGTTGTCAACGGCGGCACACTCAGTTACGGTCTCACGACTACACCCACCGATACTACCAGTAATCTCTCTTTGAATTCCACGTTGAATGTATCGGGTTCGACCAGCAACATTCAGGATGGCGTGGTCACGGGACAGGGCGGCCTTTCGATCTATCCGCTTCTGCCCATCACCTACACACTGCGAAACTCCGACAACTACGCGGGAGCAACCACGGCAGGTTCTTCCTATTTATCAAAAACGGGCGCCACGATCATTCTCGGAACTAACGGAACGGTCGTTGGACAAATCACGGGCAGTTCTGGTTTGATCGCCGCACGCGGCGGAACAATCGAAGTCAACAACTTGAATCTTCCTTCAACAAACACCAGCCCCAACCGCATTGGCGACTCCATTCCGCTGACTCTCTACAGCGGCGGTACCTTCGAGTACACCGGGTATAACAATACCGCTTCCAACGGGGCCACGAGTTCGGCTTTCCAGTCCACGGAAACGATTGGCACGCTGAATGCTTCGGGTAACCCGACGATCATTCTGAACCATTTGGATAAAGAAACCACGGATGTGAACACCAACGCCATCACATTCGCCGACTACAATGTCGCGGCGGGAACAAACATCCTTTTCCAGGCTAATAACCTCGGAAATCTCGGAGCTTCGAACAACAATTACGACACCATTAATTTCACAAATACAGCGAATATTTCCAGCGGTCTGATCGGCGGCAACGGAGCATTAGGAACGAGCTACATCAGCATTCTGCCCAGTGCATACGGCAACGAATACACGACAAATAATACGACCGGAAATACGCTGGTCACCTATACGACTGCCAACGGGATTCGCCCCTTGCAGTTTACCGAATACGCCAGCACTTTTTCGGGAACGACCCAGAATAACATTCGGGAAATCGTTCCGACTACGGTCGGCGGAAGCACTTTGGGATCGATCAATGCCCTGGTTCTCGATGCTTCCAGCAGCACGAATTATGGGCAACTAACTGGCGCGGGTCGGTTGAATATCGCCAGCGGTGTGATTCTCGCGTCGGGCGCCAACCCCAATTCGGACCCCACGAGCTCCGCTCGAAATCGTATTGATATTTCCCAATTGGACTTCGCGACTCGTCCAGGTTACTTCATCGTTCCGACGGCTCTGACGGTCACCAGCCCGATCACCGGTTTCAACGGTTACACGGTATCAGGCGGCGGAACGCTGACTTTGTCCGGCAACAATAACGCCCTTTCGGGAACCATCTACCTGGCGGGCGGTAATCTCTCGCTCGCTTCGCTGGCCACCAGTCTGGGTGGCAGCGGAGCCGTGGTGTTGAATGGCGGAACGCTGCAATACACCGGCACGGGTGAAACCTTCTCGCGCGGCTTTAACGTCTCGACGGGAGATGGTTTCATTAACGTCGGTTCCAGCTCGGCCGATTTGAATGTGACCGGAGCCATCAGCGGTTCTGGAAATCTCTACAACACCGGTTCCGGCATCCTGGAAATAAACGGTAACAGTGCGATTTCCAATGCCTTCACAGGCAATTATGTGAACAATGCAGGTGCCACGCTGCAGTTCGATAACGAAGGTTCAATCGGCTCCGCAAACTCCCTCATCCTGCAAAACGGCAGTACGCTGAATTTGCCGAACTCGATGTCAATTGACACGCCGATCAACCTGCTGGCGAACGGAACTCTCAACGGCACGCCGAACCCCTTCGGTTCGGCAACCATCAACACCGGCGGGAATATCGTCGTCAATAAATCGATTGGCTACATCGGCGACATTTACAGCCAGTACGGGATCAACAAGACTGGGTCGGGCACTCTGACGTTAAATAACGAACAGAAATTCCCAGGTGTGTTGGATGTCCAGCAAGGGACCGTCTATGTCAACGGGCAACTCGATGCGATCAATGCAGCTGGCAATGGCGTCGTCGTCGAGAACGGCGCTTCGCTCGGGGGAACGGGTAACATCATCCGGGACGTCACGGTCAACGCCGGTGGTAACTTGACGCCGGGTGTTTCGACGGGTGTTCTGAACACCGGATCGGTGACTTTCGCCAACTCGACCTCGACCTACTCGGTGGATATCGCCGGTACCACGGTGGGAACGAACTACTCGCAACTCGATGTCACGGGCGGCATCAACCTCAACGGGGCGACTCTGAGCCCGACTTTTGGCTACACTCCCGCTCCAGGTGATACCTTCACGATTATCAAGAATCTCAGCAATAACCCGATCGTCGGCACCTTCAATAACCTTCCGGAAGGCTCCACGTTCAAGACCGCTCAGGGCACGTTCCGTATCAGCTACCAGGGCGGTAGTGGTCACGACGTCACTCTGACTACTTTGGACACCGTGGCTCCCAAACTGCTGTCGATCAATCGCAATAATCCGACCAACAGTATCACCAACGCAAGTTCGGTTACTTATACGGTGGTCTTCTCCAAGCCGGTGGTCGGCGTCTCCGCCGGTAACTTCAGTATCACGGGCACGGCCTCGTCGAGTGCCACCTTCGGAACCATCGTATCCTACGATGGTGGAACGACCTGGACGGTTCCCATCGTCGGCCTCGGTTCGGTGAACGGCACCATTCAGCTGAATCTGTTCAGTGCGTCTGGGATCGCCGATCATTCGGGCAACGCTCTTTCTTCCGGCTTCGTCGCCGGCCCGGTCTACACGATTGATCACGTGCAACCCTCCGTGACAATTACCGCAGCCTCCGGCCAAGCCAATCCGACGTCCTCGACCCCCATCAAATTCGATGTGAATTTCAGCAAAAATGTGACCGGCTTCAGCGCGTCTGGAATTACGGTCACCGGAACGGCGGGTGCTGGCAACGTCACCATCACGGGCAGTGGTTCCAGCTACGTCGTATCGATCAACCACGTGACTCGAAACGGCGTCGTTACGATCGCCGTGCCGGCGGGTGCGGTGACCGACTCTGCAGGCAACAGTAATATCTCTTCCGCCCCCTCCAGCATCACCTACGATCAGACCGCTTTGTTCGCACTGGGTGCCGGGCCGGGCAACGGCCCAGACGTCCGGGTTTACAGCGCCAGCTCGGGACAACTGCTTTACAATTTCTTTGCCTATAACTCGAATTTCCGGGGTGGTGTGAGCGTCGCCACGGCGGACTTCAACGGAGACAGCGTTAAGGATATCGTCACGGGTGCAGGCCCCGGAGCCGATCCGCATGTGGACGTCTTTAATGGCGTCAATGGCCAGGAACTGCCCGGTTACAGCTTCGATGCGTTCTCTCCCGCTTACCTGGGTGGGATTACTGTCGCGGCCGGGGACATCAATGGCGATGGAATTCCCGATATCGTGGTTGGAACCATGGCCGGAACGGCCCCGCACATCGAAGTGTTCGATGGTGCAACTTTGAAGCTCATCAATAGCTTCTACGCTTACTCAACCTCCTATCTGGGTGGTGTGAATGTGGCAGTGGCCGACATCAATGGCGATGGTTACGGGGATGTGATCGTTTCGACTGCGAGCGGCAATAGCCCGCACGTGGAAGTCTTCGCTGGTGGGCCGAATGGTCTGAATCTCAATCCGATTGAAAGTTTCATTGCTTCCGGAGTCATCGGCGCCAACGGGATCTCGGTTTCGGCTGGCATCACTCAGGCAGGAAACACTAAGGCCACCCTCGTCATTGGCGATCTGACGAACGGTCAGGTGGCCGTTTACAGCGGAACTTCTCTGGTGACATCCTTCGCAGGTTTCGAACCAGGTGTCACCAATGTGGGAGCTCGCGTGCTGGCTCTGGATACCACGGGCACGGGAATCGCGAGTGAGATCGCGGTGGCCAGCGGACCAACCGCCGTGCCTCGGATCCGACTGTATTCTTCGACTAACTATCAGATCCTGAATGCCTTCAACGTCTACGATCCTCAGTTCCTGGGGGGCGTGAACGTCGGTTAA
- a CDS encoding HYExAFE family protein, whose protein sequence is MIRSNHYETAFEQFLRFKNLGYVAIDESRRATLDDEPVKSLDFIVYGSKERRLLVDVKGRKFPGGTASKPKKSWESWSTLEDINGLRRWEERFGEGYRGILVFVYHIQEEVDLPIGTTDLLYWRDSRYLVRGIAGQDYRRSMRVRSTKWGTVDLPREEFRTLVKPFSDFLD, encoded by the coding sequence ATGATTCGTTCCAATCATTATGAGACGGCCTTCGAGCAGTTTCTGCGTTTTAAGAATCTCGGATACGTCGCCATCGACGAAAGTCGACGTGCGACATTGGATGACGAACCCGTGAAAAGCCTGGATTTCATCGTCTACGGCTCGAAGGAACGTCGACTGCTGGTAGATGTCAAAGGGCGTAAATTTCCCGGCGGGACGGCCTCGAAACCCAAGAAGTCCTGGGAGTCCTGGTCCACCTTGGAGGATATCAACGGCCTGCGCCGCTGGGAAGAACGTTTCGGAGAAGGATACCGCGGAATTCTGGTGTTCGTGTATCATATACAGGAAGAAGTCGATCTGCCGATCGGTACGACCGACTTGCTGTACTGGAGGGATAGCCGTTATTTGGTGCGCGGCATCGCGGGGCAGGACTATCGGAGGTCCATGCGGGTGCGTAGCACCAAGTGGGGAACCGTCGATCTGCCGCGCGAGGAATTCCGAACACTGGTAAAACCCTTCAGCGATTTTCTCGATTGA
- a CDS encoding SPFH domain-containing protein, translating into MFNIGYFKGQATDYIFRYKAGRVVGEGNGLSFFYLRYDTQIVAVPTNSQDSNFVFNEVTNNFQEVMIQGQLTYRIVNPKQAATLLNFAIHPEKKNYLTNDPEKLAGRVSNVVQIETRKEIQKRTLEETLRDSQTIAAEVLQRLRNSKELEPLGLELQSVYFLSARPSPEVAKALEADYRETLLRKADEATYARRAAAVDEERKIKEKELASDRTIEEQRKDLILLQGANAKQEAENRGQALLQEAQYQAKAAEMQLAIFRELDAKKVLAYALKELGSNAGKVGNLTITSEMLASLLNDKADSAHNG; encoded by the coding sequence ATGTTCAACATTGGTTACTTTAAAGGGCAGGCGACCGATTACATTTTCCGATACAAGGCAGGTCGGGTCGTAGGCGAAGGAAATGGTCTCTCCTTCTTCTACCTGCGGTATGACACGCAGATCGTCGCGGTTCCAACGAATAGCCAAGATTCCAATTTCGTGTTTAATGAAGTCACCAATAACTTCCAGGAAGTGATGATTCAGGGGCAATTGACTTATCGCATCGTCAATCCGAAGCAGGCCGCAACACTTTTGAATTTTGCCATTCACCCCGAGAAGAAGAACTACCTCACGAACGATCCGGAGAAACTGGCCGGCCGTGTCAGTAACGTGGTTCAGATAGAAACCCGCAAAGAGATCCAGAAACGAACTTTGGAAGAAACTCTGCGGGACTCGCAAACCATCGCCGCCGAGGTGCTGCAAAGACTACGCAATTCCAAGGAACTCGAACCGCTCGGCCTCGAATTGCAAAGCGTCTATTTCTTATCCGCCCGGCCCAGCCCGGAAGTGGCAAAAGCTCTAGAAGCGGACTATCGGGAGACCCTGCTTCGCAAAGCCGACGAGGCAACTTACGCCCGCCGGGCGGCCGCGGTCGATGAAGAACGAAAGATCAAGGAGAAGGAACTAGCTTCCGACCGCACCATCGAAGAGCAGCGGAAGGATTTGATTTTGCTGCAAGGGGCAAACGCCAAGCAGGAGGCGGAGAACCGCGGCCAGGCGCTGCTGCAGGAAGCGCAATATCAAGCGAAGGCAGCCGAGATGCAACTGGCCATTTTCCGGGAACTCGACGCCAAGAAAGTCCTGGCCTACGCTCTCAAAGAACTCGGCAGTAACGCTGGAAAAGTCGGAAATCTGACGATCACCTCGGAAATGTTGGCGAGTCTTTTGAACGATAAAGCGGACTCTGCTCATAACGGCTAA
- a CDS encoding type B 50S ribosomal protein L31, producing the protein MKKGIHPEYRDVVFLDQAADFKFLTRSCVKTNQMIKWEDGKEYPLVRVDISSASHPFFTGKMKLLDSAGQIERFKKKFGNYKKS; encoded by the coding sequence ATGAAAAAGGGCATTCACCCCGAATATCGCGATGTGGTATTTCTCGACCAGGCGGCCGATTTCAAGTTCCTCACCCGATCCTGCGTCAAAACCAACCAGATGATCAAGTGGGAAGATGGCAAGGAATATCCGCTCGTCCGCGTCGATATTTCCAGCGCCAGCCATCCCTTCTTCACCGGCAAGATGAAACTGCTGGATTCGGCCGGTCAGATCGAACGCTTCAAGAAGAAGTTCGGCAACTACAAGAAGAGCTAA
- a CDS encoding sugar phosphate isomerase/epimerase family protein has product MESLNFSLRQGLPQISRLGVAGVQVDAYGELAPAKLTSTAKREIGNLLRSNNLQLTALNCPLRRGIDVAADQQPRLEYIRQVMDLSFELGPRIVLVQCPRLPSGPDSPQNPLLNEALRDLAAYGDKTGVRVALEAGFDPADKVVEFLNRFDYGSLGINFDPGNFLLHGHNPAQSILPLQHRLVHFQARDVQIHTVSQAADEVPLGHGNVEWMGIIGALSAIEYKGFLTIKRQPGRASLAEMQNSVSFLRKFVL; this is encoded by the coding sequence TTGGAATCACTGAATTTTTCCCTGCGCCAGGGACTTCCCCAAATTTCCCGATTGGGAGTCGCCGGGGTACAGGTCGATGCTTATGGAGAACTGGCTCCCGCCAAACTCACGTCCACAGCCAAGCGGGAAATCGGCAATCTGCTCCGTTCGAATAACCTCCAGCTCACGGCACTGAACTGCCCTTTGCGTCGAGGCATCGACGTCGCGGCTGATCAACAACCCCGCCTGGAATATATCCGCCAGGTGATGGATCTGTCGTTCGAACTGGGACCGCGAATCGTTCTCGTGCAATGCCCTCGGCTTCCCAGTGGACCGGATTCGCCGCAAAATCCGTTGCTTAATGAAGCGCTTCGGGATCTGGCGGCTTATGGAGACAAAACGGGCGTTCGAGTGGCTTTGGAAGCTGGCTTCGACCCAGCAGATAAGGTCGTCGAATTTTTGAACCGGTTCGACTACGGCAGTCTGGGAATTAATTTCGATCCGGGAAACTTCCTACTGCATGGCCACAATCCGGCTCAAAGCATTCTTCCGCTGCAACACCGGCTCGTCCATTTCCAGGCTCGCGACGTGCAGATCCACACGGTGAGCCAGGCGGCCGACGAAGTGCCCTTGGGACATGGCAATGTGGAATGGATGGGAATTATCGGCGCTCTGAGTGCCATCGAGTACAAGGGATTTTTGACGATCAAACGGCAGCCGGGCCGCGCTTCTTTAGCCGAAATGCAAAATTCCGTCAGCTTTCTGCGTAAATTCGTACTTTAG
- a CDS encoding diacylglycerol kinase catalytic domain-containing protein has product MGAGPRFEKIVVVTQKTALEELIERYNTERQARFYIEHMGGSFDEYRFAHDIYHNSLLQLKQYLPQGVRHQIIDRSFLPQFLFSERDMVAVLGRDGLVVNTAKYLQSQPVLGFNPDPSRIDGVLLPFRVEAAAHIFPRAIYGIFKSKRISMAQATLNNGQTLLGVNDIFIGPKSHTSARYRIQLADKFEDQSSSGLIVSTGAGSTGWFRSLITGAAALMSARAHNPKIREQQKNYQFPADSDHLVFCVREPFISNTSQADLIYGMIPRGSELILQSHMPQNGVIFSDGIESDFLEFNSGTTARIGLAPNRVKLVVAEKQNPS; this is encoded by the coding sequence ATGGGGGCCGGACCTCGCTTCGAAAAGATAGTGGTGGTCACGCAAAAGACCGCTCTCGAAGAACTTATCGAACGCTACAACACCGAGAGACAGGCTCGGTTTTACATCGAGCATATGGGCGGCTCCTTCGACGAATATCGTTTCGCGCATGATATCTACCACAATTCTTTGCTCCAGCTCAAACAGTATCTTCCCCAAGGAGTGCGACATCAGATAATTGACCGCTCGTTTCTTCCCCAGTTTCTGTTTAGCGAACGGGATATGGTGGCAGTGCTCGGGCGCGATGGTCTGGTCGTCAACACCGCCAAGTATCTCCAGAGCCAGCCCGTACTCGGTTTTAATCCCGATCCCAGCAGAATCGATGGAGTACTCTTGCCGTTTCGAGTGGAGGCGGCTGCGCATATTTTCCCCCGAGCCATCTATGGGATCTTCAAATCGAAACGGATTAGTATGGCGCAAGCCACCTTGAACAACGGCCAGACGCTTCTTGGTGTCAACGACATTTTCATCGGACCCAAGTCTCACACATCGGCCCGCTATCGCATTCAATTAGCGGACAAGTTTGAAGATCAATCCTCGAGCGGCCTGATTGTCTCTACCGGGGCCGGTTCCACAGGTTGGTTTCGATCGTTGATCACCGGAGCAGCCGCTCTGATGTCCGCTCGAGCGCACAATCCCAAAATCCGGGAGCAGCAAAAAAATTATCAATTCCCTGCGGATTCTGACCACCTCGTCTTTTGTGTTCGGGAACCTTTCATCAGCAACACGTCCCAGGCGGATCTCATTTATGGAATGATCCCGCGCGGGAGCGAATTGATCCTGCAATCGCACATGCCGCAGAACGGGGTGATCTTCAGCGATGGAATCGAATCCGATTTTCTGGAGTTCAACAGCGGCACAACTGCGCGTATAGGTTTGGCGCCAAATCGTGTGAAATTGGTTGTAGCAGAGAAACAAAATCCCAGCTGA
- the rpmG gene encoding 50S ribosomal protein L33, whose amino-acid sequence MAKKSKDARSYIKLVSSESDHCYFVQKNRNNTKERLELRKYDPTIRKHVKYKEGK is encoded by the coding sequence ATGGCCAAGAAGAGCAAAGACGCACGATCCTATATCAAGCTGGTCAGCAGCGAAAGCGACCATTGCTACTTCGTGCAGAAGAACCGAAACAACACCAAGGAACGCTTGGAACTGCGGAAATACGATCCCACGATCCGCAAGCACGTAAAATATAAGGAAGGGAAGTAA
- a CDS encoding metallophosphoesterase family protein: protein MRTLAIGDIHGCLSALDHLLNFVKPATEDLIITLGDHVDRGPDTKGVLDRLIALHKQRKMVSLLGNHELLMLTALEGKAEARQWLTHGGSEALESYRQAGKHVSLADVPSSHWGFMETNCQHYFETLTHIFVHANLLPRVDMPEQPELILCWESLNPRKYEPHYSGKTMICGHTAQKKGNPLVLPGAICIDTWAYGDGWLTCLDVDSGQYWQANELGETRIGSIPRVRED, encoded by the coding sequence ATGCGAACACTCGCCATTGGCGATATTCATGGGTGTCTTTCGGCCCTGGATCATTTACTGAATTTCGTTAAGCCGGCGACAGAGGATCTGATCATAACCCTCGGGGATCACGTCGATCGCGGCCCCGATACCAAGGGAGTGCTCGATCGCCTCATTGCCCTGCACAAACAACGCAAAATGGTCAGTTTATTGGGCAATCACGAATTGCTGATGCTCACAGCGCTGGAAGGGAAAGCCGAAGCCCGGCAATGGCTGACTCATGGAGGATCGGAGGCTCTCGAGTCCTACCGGCAGGCAGGCAAGCATGTCTCCCTGGCAGATGTTCCCAGTTCACACTGGGGCTTCATGGAAACGAACTGTCAGCATTATTTCGAAACTCTGACGCATATTTTCGTTCACGCGAATCTACTGCCGCGGGTCGATATGCCCGAACAGCCGGAGTTGATTCTCTGCTGGGAATCCTTGAATCCTCGCAAATACGAGCCGCACTACTCGGGTAAAACGATGATCTGCGGTCATACCGCACAGAAAAAAGGGAATCCGCTGGTTCTGCCGGGAGCGATCTGCATCGATACCTGGGCCTACGGCGATGGCTGGTTAACCTGTCTGGACGTGGACAGCGGACAGTACTGGCAGGCTAATGAACTGGGGGAAACGCGAATTGGCTCAATCCCCCGGGTAAGGGAAGACTGA